The nucleotide window TCATGGAACACGGGGAAAACAGCAAGGTTTTTCTGGTCTATATGACCACGCCAACCCAGGAGGAGGCGCTGACGCTCGCGCGCGAGCTGGTGCGTCTGCGGCTGGCCGCCGGGGTCAACATCGTGCCCGGCGCGCAGTCGGTTTACCGCTGGAAGGGCGAGGTGCACGAAGCCGGGGAATGCCTGCTGGTGGCCCAGGTGAGCGAAGCCGCATTGCCATGTTTTATGGCAAAGGCGCGCGCACTGCACAGTTATGAAGTTCCCTGCGTGGTCGCCATGCCCATTGCAGACGGCCATCAGCCTTTTTTGCGCTGGATTACAGAAAACAGTCTGCCGCCCACGGCCTGACCAACCTTCATCCGTCACGTCACCAAGAGGAAACTATGTCCATCTATGTTTCAGGATCACTGGCTTTTGACCGCATCATGACCTTCCCTGGCAGTTTTCAGGATCACATCCTGATGGACAAGCTGCACATGATCAACGTGAGCTTCATGGTGGACGGCATGGATGAACGGCGCGGCGGTTGCGCGGGTAATATTGCCTATTCTCTGGCCCTGCTTGGCGAAAAGCCCACCATCGTTGCCGCCGCGGGGCGCGACTTTGGCCCTTACGCCATTGTGCTGGAAAATATGGGGCTGCCGCTGGAAGGTATCCGCCGGGCGGAAGAAATCTTTACCGCCCTGTGCTACATCACCACCGATCTCAACAGCAACCAGATCACCGGTTTTTACCCCGGCGCCATGAGCCTCCCTGCCGATTACAACTTCCCCGCCATTGATGCGGACAAGGACATTGCCATCATTTCCCCCGGCAATGTGGAAGACATGCGCCGCCTGCCGGGATTTTACCGCGAAAAGGGCGTTCCCTATATTTTCGACCCCGGCCAGCAGTTGCCCGTGCTCACCGGCAACGATCTGCTGGCAGCCATTGAAGGCTCCTTTGCCTGCATCACCAATGACTATGAACTGAACATGATCTGCAAGGCCACGGGCAAGAGCGAGGACGAGCTGGTGGGCCGCACCCTGTGGCTTGTGACCACTCTCGGTGCGGACGGCGCGCTGGTGCGCGGCGCAGACGGCACAGAAACGCGCATTCCCTCCGTGCCGCCGCGCCAGGTTCTCGACCCCACCGGCGCGGGCGACGCGCATCGCGCGGGCCTGCTCAAGGGCCTGCTGCACGGGCTTGCCATGCCCGAAGCCGCCAAGCTCGGCTCTGTGAGCGCCAGCTTCTGCCTTGAAAAAATGGGCACGCAGGAACACGGGTATTCGCCGGAAGTCTTCCGTCAGAGGTATGAGGCCGTGTTCGGTCCCCTGCCCGAAGGCATTCTGGCTTAAGCGGCAAGCCGCCCCTGCGGCAGATAACCCCAACGGGCTGTAAGCCGGGAGTAAGACATGCAGAACAAGCTTCCTGAGGGCATACGGGTTCTGTTTGTGGCTGGTTTTGGCCCCGTGGTGGCTGACCCGGACGCAAGCGGCAAACTCTACAGAAAGGTGCTGGGCCTGCCCCTGCAACATGAGGAAGGCTATGAAGGTTACTGGCATTCCCAGTGTCTGGAGGGCGTAAAACATTTCGCCCTCTGGCCGCTGGATAAGGCCGCGCTCTCCTGCTTTGGCGAGGAGGTCTGGCCGGAGCGCCTGCCTGTGCCGCAGTCCTGGCTTGAGCTTGATGTGGAAGATATTGTTTCCGCCACGCGCATTCTTGAGCAGAACGGCTATGAGCTGCTCCTCCGGCTGAAGGAAGAACCCTGGGGGCAGACCGTCACCAGATTCCTTAGCCCCGAGGGCATACTCATGGCTGTTACGCACACGCCCTTTTTGCGCGAGGCGGCTTCGGCGGAGGAAACAGCCTGAGCAGGGAGGCGGCATGTACTACATTGCGCTGGTGGTATTTGCGGGCTGCATTGTAGCCCTGCAACCGCCCATCAACGCGGCCTTGAGCCGTACGGTGGGGCTGCTGGAAAGCGGGCTTATTTCCTTTGCCATAGGCGCGGTTTTTCTGGCTGTCCCGGTTCTGCTGATGGGGCGGGGCAATGTGTTCCGCGTGATTGAAACCCCTGCATGGCAGTGGGCTGGCGGTGTGCTGGGAGCGTTCATGGTTGTGAGCACAACCCTGGCCGCGCCGCGTATTGGCGTGCTGGCTACGCTGGTCGCCATGATTTTTGGCAATCTTGTTATGGCGGCCATCATCGACCATAACGGCTGGTTCGGCCTCAATGCCATTCCTTTTGACTGGCGTAGAATGCTTGGGCTGGTGTTGGTGCTGGCGGGCATTGCGCTTGTGGTGCGCCGCTGATAATGCCTGCGGCGAGCGGCAGAAGCCCCGCGTTGCAGCAAAAATAAGGGAAAGAAATGCGCGTTGATGCAGTGCGGGAGTTTTTGGCCCGCCACGGGCTTGAAGAGGCGTACCGGGAGTTTGAAGTTTCAAGCGCCACAGTTGATCTGGCGGCTCAGGCCATTGGCTGCGAGCCTGGGCGCATTGCCAAGAGCCTCTCCATTAGCGTCAACGATGTTCCG belongs to Desulfovibrio desulfuricans DSM 642 and includes:
- a CDS encoding VOC family protein translates to MQNKLPEGIRVLFVAGFGPVVADPDASGKLYRKVLGLPLQHEEGYEGYWHSQCLEGVKHFALWPLDKAALSCFGEEVWPERLPVPQSWLELDVEDIVSATRILEQNGYELLLRLKEEPWGQTVTRFLSPEGILMAVTHTPFLREAASAEETA
- a CDS encoding carbohydrate kinase family protein — its product is MSIYVSGSLAFDRIMTFPGSFQDHILMDKLHMINVSFMVDGMDERRGGCAGNIAYSLALLGEKPTIVAAAGRDFGPYAIVLENMGLPLEGIRRAEEIFTALCYITTDLNSNQITGFYPGAMSLPADYNFPAIDADKDIAIISPGNVEDMRRLPGFYREKGVPYIFDPGQQLPVLTGNDLLAAIEGSFACITNDYELNMICKATGKSEDELVGRTLWLVTTLGADGALVRGADGTETRIPSVPPRQVLDPTGAGDAHRAGLLKGLLHGLAMPEAAKLGSVSASFCLEKMGTQEHGYSPEVFRQRYEAVFGPLPEGILA
- the cutA gene encoding divalent-cation tolerance protein CutA, encoding MEHGENSKVFLVYMTTPTQEEALTLARELVRLRLAAGVNIVPGAQSVYRWKGEVHEAGECLLVAQVSEAALPCFMAKARALHSYEVPCVVAMPIADGHQPFLRWITENSLPPTA
- a CDS encoding DMT family transporter: MYYIALVVFAGCIVALQPPINAALSRTVGLLESGLISFAIGAVFLAVPVLLMGRGNVFRVIETPAWQWAGGVLGAFMVVSTTLAAPRIGVLATLVAMIFGNLVMAAIIDHNGWFGLNAIPFDWRRMLGLVLVLAGIALVVRR